A genomic segment from Chanos chanos chromosome 2, fChaCha1.1, whole genome shotgun sequence encodes:
- the ehf gene encoding ETS homologous factor isoform X1, giving the protein MVLLPSSVMSIPSTMSVDNQLTASWSPYSCPDGVSMVTPGYTGRLWSQDLQPQYWSKFQVWEWLQQTLDMHQIDATSIPFHNFDMDGRQLCSMSYQDFTRAAGSVGPILYQSLCDLKWNGQYGTTEMYTPMDIKTEIDADLPCSILPFKDETSFYSTADIFDIKPSFQPSSLVTSPAPPSPDSKQPHSRPHPVKKHNPRGTHLWEFIRDILLHPERNPGLIKWEDRTEGVFRFLKSEAVAQLWGKKKNNSSMTYEKLSRAMRYYYKREILERVDGRRLVYKFGRNARGWRESEK; this is encoded by the exons ATGGTCCTTCTGCCCAGCTCAGTGATGAGCATCCCGTCCACGATGAGcgtcgacaaccagctgactgCCTCCTGGAGCCCTTACAGCTGCCCTGATG GAGTTTCCATGGTTACCCCTGGTTACACAGGCCGCTTGTGGTCTCAGGACCTCCAGCCCCAGTACTGGTCCAAGTTTCAGGTGTGGGAGTGGCTGCAGCAGACTCTGGACATGCACCAGATAGATGCCACCAGCATCCCTTTCCACAACTTTGACATGGACGGAAGACAGTTGTGTAGCATGAGTTACCAGGATTTCACACGGGCAGCTGGTTCTGTGGGTCCCATCCTCTATCAGAGTCTGTGTGACCTCAAGTGGAATG GTCAATATGGGACAACAGAGATGTACACACCAATGGACATTAAAACAGAGATAGATG CAGATCTTCCATGTTCCATCCTTCCTTTTAAAGATGAAACTAGCTTCTACTCCACTGCAG ATATTTTTGACATCAAACCCTCATTTCAGCCCTCTTCTCTGGTGacttctccagctcctccaaGCCCAG ACTCTAAGCAGCCTCACAGTCGCCCTCATCCAGTGAAAAAGCACA ACCCCCGTGGGACCCATCTGTGGGAATTCATCCGCGATATCCTCTTGCACCCGGAGAGAAACCCAGGCCTGATTAAATGGGAGGACAGGACAGAAGGCGTCTTCCGCTTTCTCAAGTCAGAGGCTGTGGCCCAGCTGtgggggaagaagaagaataacaGCAGCATGACGTACGAGAAGCTCAGTCGTGCCATGAG GTATTACTACAAACGGGAGATACTAGAGCGAGTGGACGGACGCCGACTCGTTTACAAGTTTGGAAGAAACGCCCGGGGTTGGAGAGAGTCGGAAAAGTGA
- the ehf gene encoding ETS homologous factor isoform X3 yields the protein MVLLPSSVMSIPSTMSVDNQLTASWSPYSCPDVSMVTPGYTGRLWSQDLQPQYWSKFQVWEWLQQTLDMHQIDATSIPFHNFDMDGRQLCSMSYQDFTRAAGSVGPILYQSLCDLKWNGQYGTTEMYTPMDIKTEIDDLPCSILPFKDETSFYSTADIFDIKPSFQPSSLVTSPAPPSPDSKQPHSRPHPVKKHNPRGTHLWEFIRDILLHPERNPGLIKWEDRTEGVFRFLKSEAVAQLWGKKKNNSSMTYEKLSRAMRYYYKREILERVDGRRLVYKFGRNARGWRESEK from the exons ATGGTCCTTCTGCCCAGCTCAGTGATGAGCATCCCGTCCACGATGAGcgtcgacaaccagctgactgCCTCCTGGAGCCCTTACAGCTGCCCTGATG TTTCCATGGTTACCCCTGGTTACACAGGCCGCTTGTGGTCTCAGGACCTCCAGCCCCAGTACTGGTCCAAGTTTCAGGTGTGGGAGTGGCTGCAGCAGACTCTGGACATGCACCAGATAGATGCCACCAGCATCCCTTTCCACAACTTTGACATGGACGGAAGACAGTTGTGTAGCATGAGTTACCAGGATTTCACACGGGCAGCTGGTTCTGTGGGTCCCATCCTCTATCAGAGTCTGTGTGACCTCAAGTGGAATG GTCAATATGGGACAACAGAGATGTACACACCAATGGACATTAAAACAGAGATAGATG ATCTTCCATGTTCCATCCTTCCTTTTAAAGATGAAACTAGCTTCTACTCCACTGCAG ATATTTTTGACATCAAACCCTCATTTCAGCCCTCTTCTCTGGTGacttctccagctcctccaaGCCCAG ACTCTAAGCAGCCTCACAGTCGCCCTCATCCAGTGAAAAAGCACA ACCCCCGTGGGACCCATCTGTGGGAATTCATCCGCGATATCCTCTTGCACCCGGAGAGAAACCCAGGCCTGATTAAATGGGAGGACAGGACAGAAGGCGTCTTCCGCTTTCTCAAGTCAGAGGCTGTGGCCCAGCTGtgggggaagaagaagaataacaGCAGCATGACGTACGAGAAGCTCAGTCGTGCCATGAG GTATTACTACAAACGGGAGATACTAGAGCGAGTGGACGGACGCCGACTCGTTTACAAGTTTGGAAGAAACGCCCGGGGTTGGAGAGAGTCGGAAAAGTGA
- the ehf gene encoding ETS homologous factor isoform X2 yields MVLLPSSVMSIPSTMSVDNQLTASWSPYSCPDGVSMVTPGYTGRLWSQDLQPQYWSKFQVWEWLQQTLDMHQIDATSIPFHNFDMDGRQLCSMSYQDFTRAAGSVGPILYQSLCDLKWNGQYGTTEMYTPMDIKTEIDDLPCSILPFKDETSFYSTADIFDIKPSFQPSSLVTSPAPPSPDSKQPHSRPHPVKKHNPRGTHLWEFIRDILLHPERNPGLIKWEDRTEGVFRFLKSEAVAQLWGKKKNNSSMTYEKLSRAMRYYYKREILERVDGRRLVYKFGRNARGWRESEK; encoded by the exons ATGGTCCTTCTGCCCAGCTCAGTGATGAGCATCCCGTCCACGATGAGcgtcgacaaccagctgactgCCTCCTGGAGCCCTTACAGCTGCCCTGATG GAGTTTCCATGGTTACCCCTGGTTACACAGGCCGCTTGTGGTCTCAGGACCTCCAGCCCCAGTACTGGTCCAAGTTTCAGGTGTGGGAGTGGCTGCAGCAGACTCTGGACATGCACCAGATAGATGCCACCAGCATCCCTTTCCACAACTTTGACATGGACGGAAGACAGTTGTGTAGCATGAGTTACCAGGATTTCACACGGGCAGCTGGTTCTGTGGGTCCCATCCTCTATCAGAGTCTGTGTGACCTCAAGTGGAATG GTCAATATGGGACAACAGAGATGTACACACCAATGGACATTAAAACAGAGATAGATG ATCTTCCATGTTCCATCCTTCCTTTTAAAGATGAAACTAGCTTCTACTCCACTGCAG ATATTTTTGACATCAAACCCTCATTTCAGCCCTCTTCTCTGGTGacttctccagctcctccaaGCCCAG ACTCTAAGCAGCCTCACAGTCGCCCTCATCCAGTGAAAAAGCACA ACCCCCGTGGGACCCATCTGTGGGAATTCATCCGCGATATCCTCTTGCACCCGGAGAGAAACCCAGGCCTGATTAAATGGGAGGACAGGACAGAAGGCGTCTTCCGCTTTCTCAAGTCAGAGGCTGTGGCCCAGCTGtgggggaagaagaagaataacaGCAGCATGACGTACGAGAAGCTCAGTCGTGCCATGAG GTATTACTACAAACGGGAGATACTAGAGCGAGTGGACGGACGCCGACTCGTTTACAAGTTTGGAAGAAACGCCCGGGGTTGGAGAGAGTCGGAAAAGTGA